In a single window of the Littorina saxatilis isolate snail1 linkage group LG3, US_GU_Lsax_2.0, whole genome shotgun sequence genome:
- the LOC138961306 gene encoding degenerin deg-1-like codes for MSEFSEFFNQKFGNCFTFNNKKNHSVTGPGPSQGLKLLLTVEEEEYMPQVQSVGVKMVVHSQDALPFPENDGILLSPGSLTQNVYQRTGPPYGDCVSHSTDHNLAVNMYAPYFAVSYSAEACFNTCYQVMVASECGCCDPDFPCSLDSVQGDRFHHSYNHTISPGILYCDFKADATAECVEFVKAIDMTEDGVDVNPLDKCVRVSCPLCLTAREEVFQHQVSVAAWPTLPATQGLVTLMGTHFRSQHKETTVNAEFLNRNIIRVEVFMSQLNVEKIVTEPAYDWLHLLSDVGGQVSLWLGFSLMTAVELCQLLVDLLGLLLAKLYTYLHTPRP; via the exons atgtc AGAGTTCTCGGAATTCTTCAACCAGAAGTTTGGTAACTGCTTCACcttcaacaacaagaagaaccaCAGCGTCACAGGGCCTGGTCCAAGTCAAG GGTTAAAACTGCTCCTGACGGTGGAGGAAGAGGAGTACATGCCGCAGGTGCAGAGTGTGGGAGTCAAGATGGTGGTGCATTCCCAGGACGCCCTGCCTTTCCCTGAGAACGACGGCATTCTGCTGTCGCCTGGATCTCTCACACAA AACGTGTACCAGCGGACTGGGCCGCCTTACGGGGACTGTGTCAGCCACAGTACTGACCACAACCTAGCCGTCAACATGTACGCTCCATATTTTGCAGTCAGCTACTCAGCAGAG GCGTGTTTCAACACGTGCTACCAGGTGATGGTTGCATCGGAGTGTGGCTGCTGTGACCCAGATTTCCCGTGTTCACTGGATAGCGTGCAGGGCGACAGGTTCCATCACTCTTACAACCACACCATCAGTCCTGGCATCCTGTACTGCGACTTCAAAGCTGACGCCACTG CTGAGTGTGTGGAGTTTGTCAAGGCCATCGATATGACGGAAGATGGTGTGGATGTCAACCCCTTAGACAAATGTGTGCGCGTCT CCTGTCCCTTGTGTCTGACGGCCAGGGAGGAGGTGTTTCAGCACCAGGTGTCTGTGGCCGCCTGGCCCACGCTGCCAGCAACCCAGGGTCTCGTCACGCTCATGGGAACACACTTCCGCTCGCAGCACAAGGAGACCACTGTCAACGCCGAGTTCCTCAA CCGCAACATCATACGAGTGGAAGTGTTCATGTCTCAGCTGAACGTGGAGAAGATCGTCACTGAGCCTGCCTATGAT TGGCTGCACCTACTGAGCGACGTGGGGGGCCAGGTGAGCCTGTGGCTGGGATTCTCCCTCATGACGGCTGTGGAGCTGTGTCAACTTCTCGTCGACCTGCTGGGCCTGCTTCTCGCCAAGCTCTACACCTATCTACACACACCAAGGCCCTAG